The DNA window CCACGCTCAAAGCCCTCGAACTCGACCCCGACTTGGCCGAGGCCTACAACTCGCTGGCGGGCCTTCGACTCTACCGCGACCGAGACTGGAAAGGCGGACTCGAATCTTTCAAACGAGCAGTGGAGCTCAATCCGAGTTACGCGGAAGTCCATAACCACATGGGATCGTTCTCCTGGCTCTTGAAATGGGAGGAACGAACCATTGCTGAGTTCACCCATGTGCTCGTGTTAGACCCCTTTTCGGTTCGGTACAATCGCAACCTCGGCTGGGCCCTCTACCTTCTAGGCCGCGACGAGGAGTCACTGAAACAGTTCTCCAAGACGCTTCAACTCGACTCGAATGACGCCTTGACCTTCGAGCTGCAGGCGCAAGTCTACGAAAGACTGGGACAGGAAGTCGCCGCAGCCAGGTCGTTCCTGCGGGCGCTGACTCTGCAGGGCGACCGTGAACTGGCGGCGCTTTTTGAGAGCGTTTACCAGCAAGCGGGTTACGCCCCAGCCATCAAGGCTGTCTTCGCTAAACAGGTCGAACGTCTGCAAGCCAAGTTGTCCCAAGGCGAATACGTGGCCGCGATGCACTTCGCTCGCGCCTACGCGCGGGCGGGTGATCGGGAATCGGCCCTGGCCTGGCTGGAACGTGCCTATCATGAACGCAACCGGCTTGTCCTGGAGATTCTCGTCGACCCACTCTTCGATGGACTTCGCAGCGACCCTCGATTCAAGACTGTGATCGAACGCCTCAACCTGAGTCCCGATTCGATCGAAGACCGGCTGCCGCCGCCATCGCTTTCTTCGCCTGTCAGGACCTCGGACTGAGTCGTCAACCACGGGGCAAGAAAAGGGTATGGCCTGGGAGAGCGCTTCATTGTCGTCGGCGAGGACGGCGTGGTGGTGCTTAAGAGGATCGAGGCACCATCTATGAGGGACTTTGATCGAATCCTGGAGAAGGCCAGGCAAGAGGCGCGCGCCGCAGGCCTGAAGCCCGCTGACATAGGCGAGGCGGTTCGAAGGGCTCGGGAACGTTGATTCGCATCGTCCTCGACACGAACGTGTTGCGGGTCATTTCAGCACTTCCAGCACGAACGTCATCTGCTTGCCGCGCAGCAGGAAGCAGAGGTGCTGTTCCCAAAAACGGCGGACGAAGCGGACTGCGGGGAAGAGGTTGTCCAGGTTGATGAGAGCCTGCAGGCCCAGGACCTTCCAGATCGAGGCCAGCTCCTGATGGTGGCTGACCAGGCGGAAACGGGCCGGAGAATAGTAGTTGGTGCGGTAGTCCGGATCGAAGTAGCTGAAGGAGTAGCCGTTCAGATGCCACCGGTGGGTGGGATCTTGCCACGAGATGGCGTCGGTGTGATGGGGGGTCACGATGGTGACCCGGCAGCCGGGCTTCCCAAGGCGATGCACTTCCTCCATGACTTTGAGAATCGACTCGAGATGCTCGATGACGTGGATCAGCCGGATTTTGTGGAAAGAATTGTCC is part of the Acidobacteriota bacterium genome and encodes:
- a CDS encoding methyltransferase domain-containing protein, which codes for MNVDRATLDLGCGRNKLPGAVGLDRVGLRGVDVVHDLNQPPFPFADNSFHKIRLIHVIEHLESILKVMEEVHRLGKPGCRVTIVTPHHTDAISWQDPTHRWHLNGYSFSYFDPDYRTNYYSPARFRLVSHHQELASIWKVLGLQALINLDNLFPAVRFVRRFWEQHLCFLLRGKQMTFVLEVLK